The segment GCAATCATGGTGTTCGAAGGAGCGAGATGTTCACCGCCTTGATGTGCAATGACAAGAGGCAGTCCTCCATTTTCAAAAAAAGGCTTGGTAGTATGTTTGTGTACTGGGAAAAAAGTGAATATAAGTCCAAGTGTGCCGATGGTACCGGCAATAGTACCAAGTACTAACCACCCTTTTCTTTTCTTACGGGGTTTCTTTTGGGAAGGAATATTAATTTCGGCCATATGTGATCTATACCTCGCTCTCACGTAAACTCCTATCTCTTAAATTATAGAATAATTGGAAAATAAAAAAAGAGGGTAGCCATAAATTTTTGGCTACCCTTATGTTCAAATTTACTTTGCTTCACACCCAAGTTCTCTCGCCACGTCTTCCACCAATTCTTTTCTATTGTACTCATGGTAAAGCCCCATTGCCAAACGGGTCGGACAACCAAAGAAAAAGCGTTCATATAAGGTTTGTCTGGAACCAAATGCGCTCATGCTGACATCCCATGCGAGACGGAACAGCTTGATGCGGGTCTGTGCATCTGTAGTGGCTGATTGCAGATATTGATCTATGTCGGGCCGTATCGGTGATTCCAAATCTATCTCTGTTGGAATGGACACTAACCCGCTGGCACCGAGAAGTTGAAGAATCTCTATGAATCTTGGATACACCTTTGGAAATTGAGCGATTGCAACGGAAAGAGGGTTCACATCCGGAACCATCGTCCCATGTTTATCCGGTTTGGCATTGATTTCCGAAGCAAGAAGCAAAGCTTTGTGACTTTCGACTGCTATGATGATTTCGCTGATTTTTTCTTTGACATGCCCATACTCACCGATGGCGATGGTGTTGACCAGTAATTGTGCCACACCTAGAATGAATTCCGCTTTCATCACTTGTCTAGAAACTACCTGATGGGTGACAAGCGGTTTGAAATTGCTTATGGCATAGAGCTTATTTGCCACTTCAATGTTTTCCGATACAAATACGCGGTCCCATGGTACCAAGACATTATCAAGCACGACAATAGCATCCATCTCTTCAAAACGCGATCCAAGTGGATGGTTAAATTGTGAGGAATCATAAGAGAAGGATTCCCTGCAGATGAATTTTAACCCCTCTGTGTTACTTGGGATACTAAAAGCATAAGCGAAGGGCTCATCAAACATCTTTAATCCAGATGAGGAGATGATAATTTCATCGGTGATGCCACCTTGTGTTGCCAATAAACGGGCACCTTTTATGACAATACCTTCTGAGTTTTTATCGATCATCCGTGCCGCCACGATATTTTCATCATCTTCATAATGGTATGAAGAGCGATTTACCTGTGGCGAGATGAATGTGTGGGTGAAGGAAAGATCAGTTTCTCTGGCATATTCATAAAAGTTCCTTAGGTTTTTAGGAAACTGTGGACCTTGTTCCTCCAAAAGGTCTGCAGAAGAAGCCAGTGCCATCAGGGTAGAATTTTTATAGTCTGGAGACCGGCCCATCATACCGAACGTTGACTTTGCCCAGAGTTGTATCATCTTTCTTCTTTTCTCCAAATCTTCTTTTGAGGTTGGACGAAGAAAGGAGGTACCCACCAAATTCCCCGTAGTATCAGAAGTAAATGTCATAATATCTTTATGTTTATTTTCATGTTGCATATCATATAAGGCTGCTTGGCTTTTCATCACACCGGAAAATGCGGGGTGCTCCGAAATATTCCCTTTAATCTGCTCCCCGTTGTACCACACGTTTGATTGAAGCGAGTTGATCCGGTCCAGATACTGTTTGCCATTTATTATTCCCATTCTGCTCACCCTTTGCCCAGGTTACTTCCTTCAATGTATGCATGTGGGATTGTCTGATTTCCAAACCACTTCATTCAATTTTGAACAGCTCTTTGTACGTGGTATAGTGGGGGAAAGATGGTCTGGGGGGAGAATGAATGAATCAGAAATGGAAGGATCTTGATACACCTACATTATTATTGGATAAGACGACTTTATCGGCAAATATCCGCACGATGAGTGATTTTGCAAAAGAAAACGGCTTGAAATTACGGCCTCATATAAAAACCCACAAATCAAAAGAAATCGCCAAGCTGCAAATGGAGCATGGTGCCATAGGGCTCACGACTGCCAAGCTAGAAGAGGCGGAAGTATTGGCACATGCTGGTATCACTGATATTTTAGTGGCATACCCGATTTCGAGTCAGGTGAAAATAGAGCGTGCCATCGCTTTGCTTCAAAAAGGAATCGACCTGAAGATTGCAGTCGATAGCTTGGAGCAGATCAAGCTATTGCAAAAAGCCCTGGAGAAGACAGGACACAATTTGGAAGTCTGGATCAAGGTGAATTCCGGATTGAATCGTTGCGGCGTGGAGCCAAGGGGAGATGCTGTGGAGCTTGCTAAAGCGGTGTTATTTTTGTCCCAGCTTCGAATAGGAGGAATCTTTACCCATGCAGGACATTCTTATGGGGCAAGGGATGCAAAGGAACTGGAGCGCATCGCGATCGCAGAGGCCGAAGCGGTGGTCAGCAGCGCAGAAGCTTGCGAGAAAGTGGGAATTCCAATACCGGTGAGAAGCGTGGGTTCCACGCCGACCTACCGACTAGCAGGTTTGGTAGAGGGGATTACAGAAGTCCGACCAGGGAATGCGGTGTTTTTTGATAGCATCCAAGTGGGACTTGGGGTAGCTAAAAGAGAGGACTGTGCGCTGTCCGTACTGGCTTCAGTTGTTGGCGTTTATCAGGATAGAATCGTTTTAGATACCGGAAGTAAGACATTATGTCTCGATAAAGGGGCACACGGTTTGGATTCAGTAAAAGGATACGGGTATGTGGTGGACCATCCGGAGCTGACGATTGAAAGGCTGTCTGAGGAGCATGGTGTGGCTGTGTTTGAAAGTAGCAGTGACTTGCGTTTGAATGACAAAGTCCGGATTATCCCCAATCATGCCTGTACAGTGGCTAATATGTTTGATGAATATACGCTAGTGGAAGGGGATGGTGTTGTGGGTCAGTGGAAAGTGGATGCAAGGGGGATGAGGAAGTAGGTGGATCATATTAAATGCTCGGGTGTGGAAAGACTAGATATTTGCTGTTTTTAGATGAAATTAGGGGCTTATCATACTGTGTGAAATGGTTCGGACACTTATGTGAAACGTTCGGACAAGATTGTCGTTGTTTTCTGGTAGGTTTGGACAAAACAGCTCTCCCTTCGGACCAGAAAGGAGAGCTGTTCGGACATTTCAAAATTCGGTTCGGACAAGAAACGGAAAACTTTGGACAAGTTAGTGGAAACTTTGGACAACTTCTTCAAATCTTCGTACAAGTTTCGGACAACTTCGGACATTTGAAGGAAACAGCCCACCAGAGAACTCAGCTGTCCCTACTAAGTGCTACTCACTCCAACCATCATCGGCCTCATTCCACATCCATTACCCTTGCCAGCTCCTCCCAATACGCACAAAGCGTCAGAAGCCCTTTATCAAAATTCTTCAGCTTGAAATTTTCATTTGGCGCATGCACATTATCAGATGGCAAGCCGAACCCCATCAGCACGATCGGTGCCTGCAACACTTCATCAAGCGTGGAGACAATCGGTAACGATCCGCCGCCGCGCGTAAAGGTGGTCGGGACTTCCCATACCTTTTCAAAGGCACGGCTTGCCGCTTGGATGGCAGGATGATTAAAAGGTGTCACAAACGGCGCACCTTTATCAAAAAGGGAAACCGAGATTTCCACACCAGCAGGTTTGTGCCTTGCAACATGATCTTGTAATAGGGCAAGAATTTCATCTGGGTCCTGGTCTGGCACGAGGCGGCAAGTAATTTTTGCATTTGCTTCGGAAGGTAGGACGGTTTTAATCCCATCGCCCTGGAACCCACCGTATACACCATTCACTTCCAATGTCGGTCGGACCCATGTGCGTTCATAAAAACTGTACCCTTTTTCACCATAAAACTCCTGCACACCAACTTCTTCTTTCACGGCAGCCTCATTGAATCCAATCGCTTCAAAAGCGGCTTTCTCTTCGGCTGTCAAAGGAACCACTTTGTCATAAAATCCATCTACGGTCACCACACCATTTCCGTCATGGAATGAATTCAACAATTCCACCACCGCATGAATCGGGTTGGCTACGGCCCCACCATAAAGCCCAGAGTGCAGGTCGCGCTTCGGACCTTTCACATCCAACTGAAATCCACACATTCCGCGCAGGCCATAGCAGATGGTCGGCTTGTCCTCTTCAATCATGGCTGTGTCTGACACTACCACGACATCTGCAGCAAGCATTTCTTTATTTTCCTCCACAAAAGATGGTAGGTTCGGGCTCCCGACTTCTTCTTCGCCTTCTATACAAAATTTGAAATTGAAAGGCAATGTTCCCGTTGTGGCAAGAACTGCTTCCAAAGCCTTTAAATGCATGAATGTTTGCCCTTTGTCATCACTGGCCCCGCGAGCATAAATACGCTCGTCTCGGATTGCGGGCTCAAAAGGCGGGGTATTCCATAAATGGAGGGGATCAACAGGCTGTACGTCATAATGCCCATAGATCAGCACGGTCGGCTTATCCCCAGCTTTCAACCATTCGCCGTAAACAATCGGATGACCTTTTGTAGGGTGTAGCCCCACATTTTCCATGCCAAGCTTCCTTAATGAATTGGCCACCCATTCCGCAGCGTCCAATGTATCTGCATGATGTACGGGAAGG is part of the Sutcliffiella sp. FSL R7-0096 genome and harbors:
- a CDS encoding dipeptidase, yielding MTIATITSYLTENRERHLNELKELLAIPSVSALPVHHADTLDAAEWVANSLRKLGMENVGLHPTKGHPIVYGEWLKAGDKPTVLIYGHYDVQPVDPLHLWNTPPFEPAIRDERIYARGASDDKGQTFMHLKALEAVLATTGTLPFNFKFCIEGEEEVGSPNLPSFVEENKEMLAADVVVVSDTAMIEEDKPTICYGLRGMCGFQLDVKGPKRDLHSGLYGGAVANPIHAVVELLNSFHDGNGVVTVDGFYDKVVPLTAEEKAAFEAIGFNEAAVKEEVGVQEFYGEKGYSFYERTWVRPTLEVNGVYGGFQGDGIKTVLPSEANAKITCRLVPDQDPDEILALLQDHVARHKPAGVEISVSLFDKGAPFVTPFNHPAIQAASRAFEKVWEVPTTFTRGGGSLPIVSTLDEVLQAPIVLMGFGLPSDNVHAPNENFKLKNFDKGLLTLCAYWEELARVMDVE
- the hpaB gene encoding 4-hydroxyphenylacetate 3-monooxygenase, oxygenase component, with amino-acid sequence MGIINGKQYLDRINSLQSNVWYNGEQIKGNISEHPAFSGVMKSQAALYDMQHENKHKDIMTFTSDTTGNLVGTSFLRPTSKEDLEKRRKMIQLWAKSTFGMMGRSPDYKNSTLMALASSADLLEEQGPQFPKNLRNFYEYARETDLSFTHTFISPQVNRSSYHYEDDENIVAARMIDKNSEGIVIKGARLLATQGGITDEIIISSSGLKMFDEPFAYAFSIPSNTEGLKFICRESFSYDSSQFNHPLGSRFEEMDAIVVLDNVLVPWDRVFVSENIEVANKLYAISNFKPLVTHQVVSRQVMKAEFILGVAQLLVNTIAIGEYGHVKEKISEIIIAVESHKALLLASEINAKPDKHGTMVPDVNPLSVAIAQFPKVYPRFIEILQLLGASGLVSIPTEIDLESPIRPDIDQYLQSATTDAQTRIKLFRLAWDVSMSAFGSRQTLYERFFFGCPTRLAMGLYHEYNRKELVEDVARELGCEAK
- a CDS encoding alanine racemase gives rise to the protein MNQKWKDLDTPTLLLDKTTLSANIRTMSDFAKENGLKLRPHIKTHKSKEIAKLQMEHGAIGLTTAKLEEAEVLAHAGITDILVAYPISSQVKIERAIALLQKGIDLKIAVDSLEQIKLLQKALEKTGHNLEVWIKVNSGLNRCGVEPRGDAVELAKAVLFLSQLRIGGIFTHAGHSYGARDAKELERIAIAEAEAVVSSAEACEKVGIPIPVRSVGSTPTYRLAGLVEGITEVRPGNAVFFDSIQVGLGVAKREDCALSVLASVVGVYQDRIVLDTGSKTLCLDKGAHGLDSVKGYGYVVDHPELTIERLSEEHGVAVFESSSDLRLNDKVRIIPNHACTVANMFDEYTLVEGDGVVGQWKVDARGMRK